The Brassica napus cultivar Da-Ae chromosome C7, Da-Ae, whole genome shotgun sequence genome has a segment encoding these proteins:
- the LOC106435115 gene encoding uncharacterized protein LOC106435115, whose protein sequence is MSLQTAAKSSNALEGIHGVHVVSPFSYDRTTQVGDFQTNKSSEMGTNQRLFIERVWQQRPPCLRPIHCCIRGDQSVLETAANVATSLPFIFLGMQAPRKNLNTKVYANSLIGVGIASSLYHASRGKLRKYLRWLDYTMIATTTICLSRALRNENPKFLMAASALVLPFQPLMVSAVHTGMMEVAFAKRSLKDPDLKTAHNVHKMSSLLGGALFLADDFFPETQFLHAGWHLAAAIGVGTCNKLLE, encoded by the exons ATGAGCCTTCAAACTGCAGCAAAGTCAAGCAACGCCCTTGAGGGTATCCATGGAGTTCACGTCGTGTCGCCTTTCTCATACGACCGAACAACCCAAGTTGGTGACTTTCAGACCAATAAATCCTCAGAAATGGGAACAAATCAAAGACTTTTCATCGA ACGTGTTTGGCAACAAAGACCTCCATGTCTAAGGCCAATCCATTGCTGCATTCGCG GGGACCAGAGTGTCTTAGAAACAGCAGCTAATGTGGCTACTTCGCTTCCTTTCATCTTCCTTGGAATGCAAGCACCAAG GAAGAATCTGAACACAAAAGTGTACGCAAACTCTCTTATTGGAGTTGGAATCGCTTCGAGTCTGTATCATGCCTCTAGAGGAAAGTTGAGGAAGTACCTGAGATGGCTAGATTACACTATGATCGCCACAACAACAATA TGTCTTTCAAGGGCTCTAAGGAATGAGAATCCAAAGTTCTTAATGGCTGCATCAGCTTTAGTTCTACCGTTTCAACCTCTAATGGTCTCTGCTGTTCATACCGGAATGATGGAG GTGGCGTTTGCTAAAAGAAGTTTAAAGGATCCAGATCTCAAAACAGCTCATAACGTGCACAAGATGTCTTCGTTACTAGGAGGTGCTCTCTTCCTAGCTGATGATTTCTTTCCCGAGACACAGTTCCTTCACGCTGGTTGGCACCTTGCTGCAGCCATTGGAGTTGGAACATGTAATAAGCTTCTTGAATAG